The Paenibacillus sp. FSL R7-0204 genome includes a region encoding these proteins:
- a CDS encoding HAMP domain-containing sensor histidine kinase — protein sequence MNFWRSLVGKLWITIIFLVAVVLITLGLFLLPYIDSNFTNSGAIKRLFMYTCMIGFSLTTFFALFLFTKITQPMQQVIEAANDIRRGEYGTRLTLVTSDEIGQLATSFNHMAEELEENIRSLNNEKGHLSSVLRSMSDAVITFDIEGRIILTNPHGQTLLETWSDLTWEEEEDNGPVPKASASSEVPPPLRPLFLRTLENGGDQRSNVHVRQGVWSVHMAPLYSEDHLRGAVAVLRDVTEEVRLEKMRRDFVANVSHEIRTPLSMMQGYSEALLDGMASSPEESSELIQVIHDESLRMGRLVKDLLDLARMEAGHTDMLKAQVDVGELLERVYRKFSVRAKERDIMLELKRPEQELLLGAADEDKLEQVLTNLLDNAFRHTPADRKISILAGTVVLEGRSLVEIAIRDQGAGINPEDLPFIFERFYKADKARLRGESGGTGLGLAIVKNIVESHHGSIYASSKLGEGTTFTLRLPVEKQ from the coding sequence GTGAACTTCTGGAGAAGCCTTGTCGGTAAGCTGTGGATCACGATCATCTTTCTGGTTGCTGTCGTGCTCATTACACTCGGGCTGTTCCTGCTGCCATACATCGACAGTAATTTCACCAATTCCGGGGCAATCAAGCGCTTGTTCATGTATACGTGCATGATCGGGTTCTCTCTGACCACATTCTTTGCCCTGTTCCTGTTCACGAAGATCACTCAGCCGATGCAGCAGGTTATTGAAGCAGCGAATGATATCCGCCGCGGCGAATATGGAACAAGACTGACCCTGGTCACGAGCGATGAGATCGGCCAGCTCGCCACATCGTTTAACCACATGGCGGAAGAGCTGGAAGAGAATATACGCAGTCTGAATAATGAAAAAGGGCATTTATCCAGTGTCCTGCGCAGCATGAGCGATGCGGTGATTACCTTCGATATCGAAGGCCGGATCATCCTCACCAATCCGCATGGCCAGACCCTCCTCGAAACGTGGAGTGATCTTACCTGGGAGGAGGAAGAGGATAACGGGCCTGTTCCGAAGGCCTCTGCTTCCAGTGAGGTCCCGCCGCCGCTGCGTCCACTATTCCTCAGAACCCTTGAGAACGGGGGCGATCAGCGCTCCAATGTCCATGTCCGGCAAGGGGTATGGTCGGTGCACATGGCACCGCTCTATTCCGAAGATCATCTGCGCGGAGCCGTTGCTGTTCTGCGTGATGTGACGGAAGAGGTGCGCCTGGAGAAGATGCGGCGTGATTTCGTGGCGAATGTATCCCATGAGATCCGCACCCCGCTCTCGATGATGCAGGGCTATAGTGAAGCGCTGCTGGACGGAATGGCCTCCTCACCAGAGGAGAGCAGTGAGCTGATTCAGGTTATTCATGATGAATCCTTGCGTATGGGCCGTCTGGTGAAGGATCTGCTGGACCTGGCACGTATGGAAGCAGGACATACGGATATGCTTAAGGCTCAGGTCGATGTGGGAGAATTGCTGGAGCGGGTATACCGCAAATTCTCCGTCAGAGCCAAAGAGCGTGATATTATGCTTGAACTGAAGCGGCCAGAGCAGGAGCTGCTGCTGGGGGCTGCCGATGAAGATAAGCTGGAGCAGGTGCTGACCAATCTGCTGGATAATGCCTTCCGCCACACCCCGGCTGACCGGAAAATCTCCATTCTGGCAGGCACAGTAGTGCTGGAAGGCAGAAGTCTGGTGGAGATAGCGATCAGAGACCAGGGAGCCGGAATCAATCCTGAGGATCTGCCGTTTATCTTCGAACGCTTCTACAAAGCCGATAAAGCTCGCCTGCGCGGAGAATCGGGCGGTACGGGGCTGGGGCTGGCGATCGTGAAGAATATCGTCGAATCGCATCACGGCAGTATTTATGCCTCCAGCAAGCTGGGAGAAGGTACCACATTTACCCTGCGGCTTCCTGTCGAAAAACAGTAA
- a CDS encoding nucleoside recognition domain-containing protein produces the protein MLNAIWLGMILIGFAFAAVNGRMNEFTAAVFDGAKSGVTVSFGLISVLVFWLGIMRIAEDADLLKKISRVLGPVVSFLFPDVPKGHPAIGYILSNMSANLLGLGNAATPMGIKAMQELQTLNPDKETATPAMCTLLALNTASITLIPATLIAIRLNYGSADPAAIVGTTLAATAVATLAAIAADRLFRRLTLLRRPPGPPPVLKAGTGPANGSGALPHSSVKG, from the coding sequence ATGTTAAATGCAATCTGGCTGGGGATGATTCTGATCGGGTTTGCCTTTGCAGCAGTTAACGGACGGATGAACGAGTTCACGGCCGCCGTATTCGATGGTGCGAAGAGCGGGGTGACCGTCAGCTTCGGGCTGATCAGCGTGCTGGTGTTCTGGCTGGGCATTATGCGGATAGCGGAGGATGCCGATCTGCTGAAGAAAATCTCCAGAGTGCTGGGTCCGGTAGTCTCCTTTCTGTTCCCGGATGTGCCCAAAGGGCACCCCGCCATCGGCTACATTCTCTCCAATATGAGCGCCAACCTGCTGGGGCTGGGGAATGCGGCCACTCCAATGGGCATTAAGGCGATGCAGGAGCTGCAGACGCTGAACCCGGATAAGGAGACAGCAACGCCAGCCATGTGTACCCTGCTTGCGCTGAATACCGCCAGCATCACCCTGATTCCGGCGACTCTGATTGCGATCCGGCTGAATTACGGATCAGCGGACCCGGCGGCCATCGTCGGGACCACCCTGGCGGCGACGGCAGTGGCTACCCTGGCCGCGATTGCTGCGGACAGGCTGTTCCGCCGCCTGACCCTGCTCCGCAGGCCGCCCGGACCGCCGCCGGTCCTGAAGGCCGGTACCGGCCCGGCAAACGGGAGCGGGGCGCTCCCACATTCTTCGGTGAAAGGATGA
- a CDS encoding DUF2953 domain-containing protein produces MTLWLAIPLILLLLVVLLFLLVLASSIHFHLRVRRLGKDDRIEFDIKAVYGFVKFHYEVPALVFQSLEQGIKLKVETSGIAPVKLDSEKEGQVDKESVTQWLKNVRTALHATRGLKKWLQDTLAHIQITKLDWSTDFSLGEAATTATAVGALWGLKWTMIGVLSRMVRLVHKPGIFVAPVFRDQPSFATEAVCSGKLSAGYALYAGLLLLRRVSKVEGGLGRWKKLLSRERS; encoded by the coding sequence GTGACGTTATGGCTGGCAATACCCTTAATCCTGCTGCTGCTCGTAGTTCTGCTGTTCCTGCTGGTTCTGGCGTCATCGATTCATTTTCACTTGCGTGTCCGCAGGCTCGGTAAGGATGACCGCATCGAATTCGACATCAAAGCTGTATATGGCTTCGTTAAATTTCATTATGAGGTGCCTGCGCTGGTCTTCCAGAGCCTCGAACAGGGAATTAAGCTCAAGGTGGAGACAAGCGGAATCGCACCGGTGAAGCTGGATAGCGAGAAGGAAGGGCAGGTCGATAAGGAGTCTGTGACGCAATGGCTAAAGAATGTACGCACTGCGTTACATGCCACCCGCGGTCTGAAAAAATGGCTGCAAGACACCCTCGCTCATATTCAGATCACCAAGCTGGACTGGTCCACAGACTTCTCTCTGGGGGAGGCTGCAACGACCGCCACGGCGGTAGGGGCCTTATGGGGCCTGAAATGGACGATGATCGGCGTGCTCTCCCGGATGGTCAGACTGGTGCATAAGCCGGGAATATTTGTGGCGCCTGTCTTCCGGGATCAGCCGTCTTTTGCAACGGAAGCCGTCTGCAGCGGCAAGCTGTCCGCCGGATATGCGCTCTATGCGGGTCTTCTGCTGCTGCGGCGTGTGTCGAAGGTGGAAGGCGGTCTGGGCCGGTGGAAGAAATTGCTCAGCCGTGAACGCTCCTAA
- the ccsA gene encoding cytochrome c biogenesis protein CcsA produces MSLLDFSSDVFIAAFFLYSGAFMLFTIAIMGRKWSGRKPEEHTARWGRIAFITSSLGLICHLAYFITRWMGAGHIPVSNMYEFMTFLSMMVMVAFTVIFAIYRKMILGVFAVPISIVVMAYAAVFPQEVQPLIPSLKSIYLNIHVTLAALGESFFAVGFAAGLMYLLRTVKFESKERSDRKQQRLVEFTLFSIIVIIGFLGSVFAFRGAGYESVFVRSNVTIDSPGQEDSTIEKVSYKMPPIVAPYHSEIESFQPFLGLQKPLFHAPSWMNGVNAGRKFNTVIWSLLSGLLLYGILRLAVRKPLGKALHPVLDGIDENDLDEITYRAIAIGFPIFTLGALIFAMIWAEVAWGRFWGWDPKEVWALVTWLFYSAYLHLRLARGWQGRKSAWLAVLGFLIVMFTLVGVNLVIAGLHSYAGTD; encoded by the coding sequence ATGAGCTTGCTCGATTTCAGCAGTGACGTCTTTATAGCCGCATTTTTCTTGTACAGCGGTGCCTTCATGTTGTTCACCATTGCCATTATGGGCCGCAAATGGTCGGGCAGGAAGCCGGAGGAGCATACGGCACGGTGGGGCCGGATTGCTTTTATCACCTCCTCACTCGGGCTGATCTGCCATCTGGCCTACTTCATTACCCGCTGGATGGGGGCCGGTCATATTCCGGTCAGCAATATGTATGAGTTCATGACCTTCCTATCGATGATGGTGATGGTTGCCTTTACGGTGATCTTCGCCATCTACCGCAAGATGATTCTCGGGGTATTCGCGGTTCCGATCTCCATTGTTGTGATGGCCTATGCAGCAGTATTTCCGCAGGAAGTGCAGCCGCTCATTCCTTCGCTCAAATCGATCTATCTGAATATTCATGTCACGCTCGCCGCCCTCGGAGAGTCCTTCTTCGCGGTGGGCTTTGCTGCCGGACTTATGTATCTGCTGCGGACAGTGAAGTTTGAGAGCAAGGAACGCAGTGACCGCAAGCAGCAGCGGCTGGTCGAATTTACTCTGTTCTCGATCATTGTTATAATTGGGTTTCTTGGATCTGTATTTGCCTTCCGCGGCGCGGGCTATGAATCTGTTTTTGTCCGTTCGAACGTTACGATTGACAGCCCCGGGCAGGAAGATAGTACAATAGAGAAAGTGAGTTATAAAATGCCGCCGATTGTGGCACCGTACCATAGCGAAATTGAGAGCTTCCAGCCGTTTCTTGGGCTTCAGAAGCCTTTGTTTCATGCACCTTCCTGGATGAATGGTGTCAATGCAGGGCGCAAGTTCAACACTGTGATCTGGTCACTGCTGTCCGGACTGCTGCTGTATGGCATTCTTCGGCTGGCCGTGCGTAAGCCGCTTGGGAAGGCCCTTCATCCGGTGCTTGATGGAATCGACGAGAATGACCTGGATGAGATTACCTACAGGGCAATCGCCATCGGGTTCCCGATTTTCACACTGGGGGCTTTGATTTTTGCAATGATATGGGCCGAGGTGGCTTGGGGCAGATTCTGGGGATGGGACCCCAAGGAAGTCTGGGCACTCGTCACTTGGCTGTTCTACAGTGCGTATCTCCATTTGCGGCTGGCCCGCGGATGGCAGGGACGCAAATCCGCTTGGCTCGCTGTACTCGGCTTTCTAATCGTAATGTTTACCCTGGTCGGCGTTAACCTGGTTATAGCCGGACTTCATTCATATGCGGGAACGGACTGA
- the ytfJ gene encoding GerW family sporulation protein, translated as MSDHPIQGLMQTAMENIKGMVDVNTIVGDPVETPDGTVILPISKVTFGFAAGGSDFRVEDEGPGVNSSGSGVKMLPFGGGSGGGVSIRPIAFLVVGREGVHIVPLDNQTHLFEKIIDATPNLLDKIQNMFQPGMVPEASDIPGSKVTKTVVETGSGSPDHSSTH; from the coding sequence ATGTCAGATCATCCGATTCAAGGTCTCATGCAGACCGCAATGGAGAATATTAAAGGCATGGTTGATGTAAATACAATTGTTGGAGATCCGGTTGAAACGCCCGATGGTACCGTCATTCTGCCAATTAGCAAGGTGACGTTCGGTTTCGCAGCAGGCGGCAGTGACTTTAGAGTCGAGGATGAGGGTCCGGGCGTGAACAGCAGCGGGTCCGGTGTCAAAATGCTTCCTTTCGGGGGCGGCAGCGGGGGCGGTGTGTCCATTCGTCCGATCGCTTTTCTGGTCGTTGGCAGGGAAGGGGTACATATTGTGCCGCTGGATAATCAGACCCATCTGTTCGAGAAAATTATTGATGCCACGCCTAACCTGCTCGACAAAATTCAGAATATGTTCCAGCCCGGCATGGTTCCCGAAGCTTCAGATATTCCCGGCTCCAAGGTAACCAAAACCGTTGTGGAGACCGGGTCCGGCTCGCCTGACCATTCGTCAACACATTAG
- a CDS encoding N-acetylmuramoyl-L-alanine amidase, with amino-acid sequence MEYKGFILHHSRCPSINGKGFDFWVGLNGSVYAAPLLTDPEHIHICLEGNYGEAEQLPKLPERQQQLFAAGKLILELSGRYQMSPLTVEPHSETCPGAFFPWNDLVIYASDGYH; translated from the coding sequence GTGGAATACAAAGGCTTTATTCTGCATCATTCCCGCTGTCCGTCTATTAACGGCAAAGGCTTCGACTTCTGGGTCGGGCTGAACGGCTCGGTCTATGCGGCGCCGCTGCTGACAGACCCGGAGCATATTCATATTTGCCTCGAAGGCAACTACGGGGAGGCGGAGCAGCTGCCCAAGCTTCCGGAGCGCCAGCAGCAGCTGTTTGCAGCGGGGAAGCTTATACTGGAGCTGTCCGGGCGCTATCAAATGTCGCCGCTTACGGTGGAGCCGCATAGTGAAACTTGCCCCGGAGCATTTTTTCCGTGGAATGATCTTGTGATTTATGCCTCCGATGGTTATCATTAA
- the resB gene encoding cytochrome c biogenesis protein ResB — MSKHEPLISNTKCECGHQNPVGTVLCEACGKPLDEKEEHASGNLEMRYDGVARRSQRVSPGVIDKVWNFFSSVKIAIYLIVLTLLGAMLGTIFPQESTFLNIDASTYYEQTYGTAGNIYYRLGLSHTYESWWFVTLLVMIGASLVICSLDRVLPLYKALTRQKVRKHRQFLTRQKLTLITEVEGEPEEWVARIVQPLKKKGYRVRTEGGALLAEKHRFSRWGPYVIHIGLIIFLLAVLARGLPGLNMDQHLAFPQGEAVRIPDTSMYLKNEKFTVEFYSEEEMPEEFRGKKVLPKLYETKAVLYECTADCSDPSKEPQLAEVARHDIQVNSPLSYQGMKAYQFDYDLTPVLRSVQPDLVNASTGESYGKFRLDMKNPQRSFKAGPYTLELKEKYMDFGLNEEGRPVSTSPYPNAPAFLFLIRGPDLPAQGQQYFYFPKQVDKERFQQEAINDKLGGGTRFLELEVGSMTDVDFSESTSYLNIRVDRAMPFVWIGAGIVMLGLILGFYWQHRRIWLIVEGGQLVLGGHTNKNWFGFRRELVSILAQIDMTVDDKSLDNGGGMA; from the coding sequence ATGAGTAAGCATGAGCCGCTGATCAGCAACACCAAATGTGAATGCGGTCACCAGAATCCGGTAGGAACGGTTCTCTGTGAAGCCTGCGGCAAGCCGCTGGATGAGAAGGAAGAGCACGCCTCGGGGAATCTGGAGATGCGCTACGATGGGGTGGCCCGCCGTTCACAACGGGTAAGTCCGGGAGTGATCGATAAGGTCTGGAACTTTTTTTCCTCAGTCAAAATTGCCATCTACCTGATTGTATTGACGCTGCTGGGTGCGATGCTCGGTACGATTTTTCCGCAAGAAAGCACCTTTCTGAATATTGACGCTTCAACCTATTATGAACAAACGTATGGAACAGCCGGGAATATATATTATAGACTCGGCCTTTCGCATACCTATGAATCCTGGTGGTTCGTGACGCTGCTGGTCATGATCGGAGCTTCTCTGGTCATCTGCAGTCTGGACCGCGTGCTTCCGCTCTACAAGGCGCTAACCCGGCAGAAGGTCCGCAAGCACCGCCAGTTCCTTACCCGTCAAAAGCTTACGCTGATTACAGAGGTGGAGGGGGAGCCGGAGGAATGGGTGGCACGGATCGTTCAGCCGCTTAAGAAGAAAGGATACCGCGTGCGGACGGAGGGAGGCGCATTACTGGCCGAGAAACACCGTTTCAGCCGCTGGGGACCTTATGTAATACATATTGGCCTGATTATATTTTTGCTTGCTGTGCTTGCCAGGGGATTGCCGGGTCTGAATATGGATCAGCATCTTGCCTTCCCGCAGGGAGAGGCAGTACGGATACCGGACACCAGCATGTACCTGAAGAATGAGAAGTTCACAGTAGAATTCTATAGTGAAGAAGAGATGCCCGAGGAATTCCGGGGCAAGAAGGTCCTCCCTAAGCTCTACGAGACCAAGGCGGTTCTATATGAATGTACGGCGGACTGCAGCGATCCTTCCAAGGAGCCTCAGCTTGCGGAAGTTGCCCGGCACGACATTCAGGTGAATTCTCCGCTGAGCTACCAAGGAATGAAAGCGTATCAGTTCGACTATGATCTTACGCCTGTGCTGCGTTCCGTGCAGCCTGATCTCGTCAATGCTTCAACCGGTGAGAGTTACGGCAAGTTCAGACTGGATATGAAGAATCCGCAGCGCAGCTTCAAGGCGGGACCGTACACACTTGAGCTCAAGGAGAAGTATATGGATTTCGGATTGAATGAGGAAGGCCGTCCGGTCTCTACCTCCCCTTATCCGAACGCTCCGGCGTTTCTCTTCCTGATCCGTGGTCCGGATCTGCCGGCACAGGGGCAGCAATATTTCTATTTCCCGAAGCAGGTGGACAAGGAGCGCTTCCAACAGGAGGCCATCAACGACAAGCTTGGAGGCGGCACACGGTTTCTGGAGCTTGAGGTGGGCAGTATGACGGATGTGGATTTCTCGGAATCCACCAGCTATCTCAATATTCGTGTGGACCGGGCAATGCCGTTTGTCTGGATTGGTGCGGGTATTGTCATGCTGGGGCTGATTCTCGGCTTCTATTGGCAGCACAGACGCATCTGGCTGATCGTTGAGGGCGGACAGCTGGTGCTTGGAGGACATACGAACAAGAACTGGTTCGGCTTCCGCCGTGAGCTTGTTTCTATTCTGGCGCAGATAGACATGACAGTCGATGACAAATCATTGGACAACGGAGGAGGCATGGCATGA
- a CDS encoding response regulator transcription factor, whose amino-acid sequence MAEHLNRILVVDDEERIRRLLKMYLEKEGYEIDEAEDGEIALRKATANDYGLILLDVMLPGIDGIEVLTRLRGVKSTPVLMLTAKGEEINRVQGFEMGADDYVVKPFSPREVIYRVKAIMRRSSATAFLSKESNSSNNIVFPFLIIEHDAHRVSAGGQEVSLTPKEYELLHYLAISPDKVFSREELLKDVWNYEFFGDLRTVDTHVKRLREKLNKVSPESAAMITTVWGVGYKLEVPK is encoded by the coding sequence ATGGCTGAGCACTTGAATAGAATTCTGGTAGTGGATGACGAAGAACGCATCCGCCGCCTGCTCAAAATGTATCTTGAAAAAGAAGGCTACGAGATTGATGAGGCGGAGGACGGAGAAATCGCCCTGCGCAAAGCAACTGCCAATGACTACGGTCTGATCCTGCTGGATGTGATGCTGCCGGGTATTGACGGGATTGAAGTGCTGACCCGGCTCAGAGGTGTGAAATCCACGCCGGTCCTGATGCTTACCGCTAAGGGTGAGGAGATCAACCGGGTGCAGGGCTTTGAGATGGGGGCAGACGATTATGTCGTCAAGCCGTTCAGTCCGCGCGAAGTGATCTACCGGGTCAAGGCGATTATGCGCCGTTCTTCCGCAACAGCATTTTTGTCCAAAGAGAGTAATTCAAGCAACAATATCGTGTTCCCGTTCCTGATTATTGAGCATGATGCTCACCGCGTAAGCGCAGGAGGGCAAGAGGTAAGTCTGACGCCCAAGGAATACGAGCTGCTGCATTATCTGGCTATCTCACCGGACAAGGTATTCTCGCGTGAGGAGCTGCTGAAGGATGTATGGAATTACGAGTTCTTCGGAGATCTGCGCACCGTGGATACCCATGTCAAGCGTCTGCGTGAAAAACTGAATAAGGTATCCCCGGAATCGGCAGCGATGATTACAACGGTATGGGGAGTAGGCTATAAGCTTGAGGTGCCTAAATAA
- a CDS encoding pseudouridine synthase yields the protein MERLQKILAQAGVASRRKCEEMILAGKVEVNGELVTTLGTKADPATDIIKVSGRLIRGENKIYIMFNKPKGVITSASDDKGRKVVTDYLKGITERVYPVGRLDYDTEGLLLLTNDGEFANLLTHPKHHVPKTYLATVKGVPHGTALDKLKAGIKLEDGMTAPAEVEYKDIDEANKEAVISITIHEGRNRQVRRMFEAVSHPVIRLKRISFGDILLQNLKRGSYRHLTKDEINHLQQIAKAGMLRDNQTRKDT from the coding sequence ATGGAAAGATTACAGAAAATATTGGCGCAAGCAGGTGTTGCGTCCAGACGCAAATGTGAAGAAATGATTTTGGCCGGTAAAGTGGAAGTCAACGGGGAACTCGTAACTACGCTTGGCACGAAGGCGGACCCCGCAACCGATATTATTAAAGTCTCGGGCAGACTGATCCGGGGCGAGAATAAAATCTATATTATGTTCAACAAGCCCAAAGGTGTAATTACAAGCGCCTCGGATGACAAGGGCCGCAAGGTAGTAACGGATTACCTGAAAGGAATCACAGAGCGCGTATACCCTGTAGGCCGCTTGGACTACGATACGGAAGGGCTGCTGCTGCTGACGAATGACGGTGAGTTTGCCAACCTGCTCACGCATCCGAAGCATCATGTGCCGAAGACGTATCTGGCCACGGTCAAGGGTGTGCCGCACGGCACAGCGCTGGACAAGCTGAAGGCCGGCATTAAGCTGGAGGACGGCATGACCGCTCCGGCGGAAGTCGAATACAAGGATATCGATGAAGCCAATAAGGAAGCGGTAATCAGCATCACCATCCATGAAGGCCGCAACCGTCAGGTCCGGCGGATGTTCGAGGCCGTGTCGCATCCGGTTATCCGCCTGAAGCGGATTTCCTTCGGGGATATTCTGCTTCAGAATCTCAAGCGCGGCTCCTACCGCCATTTGACCAAGGATGAGATCAATCATCTGCAGCAAATTGCCAAAGCGGGAATGCTTCGGGACAATCAGACACGCAAAGACACATAA
- the resA gene encoding thiol-disulfide oxidoreductase ResA: MGKARKPIQIVILFLIVLLGGYAISSSVFGGDGKPQEGGKAPNFELLGLDGATHTLEEFRGKSVVLNFWGSWCAPCVKEMPALQAQWEKWKDQGVVVLGVNVGEDQMTVDNFVKLVDIDFPVVMDKGRDAVRSYGVSPLPTTFFINTKGRVDSIHIGQLDLSSLDEQIGKLVGP, encoded by the coding sequence ATGGGCAAAGCCAGGAAGCCAATCCAAATCGTGATACTATTTCTAATCGTTCTGCTTGGGGGTTATGCCATCAGCTCCTCTGTGTTCGGGGGAGACGGCAAGCCGCAAGAAGGCGGGAAAGCGCCTAATTTTGAATTGCTTGGGCTGGACGGTGCGACCCATACGCTGGAGGAATTCAGAGGGAAGTCAGTTGTACTGAACTTCTGGGGCTCCTGGTGCGCACCATGCGTGAAGGAAATGCCTGCCTTGCAGGCGCAGTGGGAGAAATGGAAGGATCAGGGTGTTGTAGTCTTGGGCGTGAATGTGGGCGAGGATCAGATGACGGTGGACAATTTCGTGAAGCTCGTGGATATTGATTTTCCGGTTGTGATGGATAAGGGACGCGATGCGGTCCGCAGCTATGGGGTCTCCCCGCTGCCCACTACCTTCTTCATTAATACGAAGGGCAGGGTGGACAGCATTCATATCGGCCAGCTGGATCTGAGCTCGCTTGACGAGCAAATCGGGAAGCTGGTGGGACCATGA
- a CDS encoding spore maturation protein — MLQLISLISAWAIPVMVTFIPLYAFMRKVPVYESFVEGAKDGFGTAIAIIPHLVGMLVAISVFRASGALDFLMGFVSPLMEGMGIPSEVLPLGLLRPLTGTGSLAYTTDLIRIHGPDSLIGMIASTIQGSTDTTLYVLTVYFGAVGIRNGRYALKVGLFSDVVGFIAAIAVCLLVFG, encoded by the coding sequence ATGTTACAACTGATCAGTCTGATCTCTGCCTGGGCGATTCCGGTCATGGTTACCTTTATTCCGCTGTATGCCTTCATGCGCAAGGTTCCGGTCTATGAATCTTTCGTGGAGGGGGCGAAGGATGGCTTCGGTACCGCTATCGCGATTATCCCCCATCTGGTCGGCATGCTGGTGGCGATCAGTGTGTTCCGCGCGTCCGGTGCGCTGGACTTCCTGATGGGCTTTGTAAGCCCTCTGATGGAGGGAATGGGTATTCCGTCAGAGGTGCTTCCGCTCGGTCTCCTGCGCCCGCTGACGGGCACTGGATCACTTGCCTATACTACAGACCTGATCCGCATCCACGGCCCGGACTCTCTCATCGGTATGATTGCTTCTACTATACAGGGGAGCACAGACACCACCCTGTATGTGCTGACTGTGTATTTCGGCGCTGTAGGCATCCGCAACGGCCGCTATGCCTTGAAGGTAGGCCTGTTCTCGGACGTCGTCGGCTTTATTGCTGCGATTGCTGTTTGTCTGCTTGTGTTCGGGTAG
- a CDS encoding D-alanyl-D-alanine carboxypeptidase family protein, whose product MNMKTLTRKSMLSLLLCALLLALVPVSAVSAENRSISTHARAAALIDVTSGRILYSSRGDEPMLIASLTKIMTALVAIENSDITSKVKVGKNAFAKEGSSLYLKLGEEMTLKDMLYGLMLRSGNDAATAIAEHVGGSEQGFVYLMNAKAQELDLKNTHFANPHGLDAEGHFSSANDLAVLTAYAMHNPVFKEIVATKEKTADNPYEKWDYKWSNKNKMLRLYEGADGVKTGYTKKALRCLVSSATRDGQQLVAVTLNDGNDWNDHSSLLDFGFNHYPLKTLVERGEAVKGYSLVTGKAFAYPLGQGEEARLVNKLVLKSGPQAAAGGNAAGTRSAGAGSSVSAGAGRAGTNANGSEGDVNFGLRGVIILQLGDKEIGRVPVYTPGQLPPETSPYEKRYNAASASAYPAGNWLQAFGSALRALFRTGE is encoded by the coding sequence ATGAACATGAAGACATTAACCCGAAAATCTATGCTGTCCTTACTGTTGTGTGCGCTGCTGCTTGCGCTGGTGCCTGTGTCTGCCGTTAGTGCAGAGAACCGTTCGATCTCTACCCATGCCAGGGCAGCGGCGCTGATTGATGTGACTTCCGGAAGAATTCTGTACAGCAGCCGCGGGGATGAACCGATGCTGATTGCCAGTCTGACCAAAATTATGACCGCCCTTGTGGCGATAGAGAACAGCGATATTACGTCGAAGGTCAAGGTTGGTAAAAATGCTTTTGCCAAGGAGGGCTCCTCCCTGTACCTGAAGCTGGGTGAAGAAATGACGCTGAAGGATATGCTGTACGGGCTGATGCTACGCTCCGGCAACGATGCAGCAACGGCAATCGCCGAGCATGTCGGCGGCTCGGAGCAGGGGTTTGTCTACCTGATGAATGCTAAGGCGCAGGAGCTGGATTTGAAAAATACGCATTTTGCCAATCCGCACGGGTTAGATGCAGAAGGCCACTTTTCCAGCGCGAATGATTTGGCCGTATTGACTGCTTATGCGATGCATAATCCGGTGTTCAAGGAGATCGTAGCCACCAAAGAGAAGACAGCGGACAATCCCTATGAGAAGTGGGACTATAAATGGAGCAACAAGAATAAGATGCTGCGCCTCTACGAAGGAGCGGATGGGGTCAAGACGGGGTATACCAAAAAAGCGCTGCGCTGCCTGGTCAGCTCCGCTACAAGGGACGGGCAGCAGCTCGTGGCGGTTACGCTGAATGACGGTAATGACTGGAACGACCATTCCTCGCTGCTGGACTTCGGCTTTAACCACTATCCGCTGAAGACGCTGGTCGAGCGGGGCGAGGCCGTCAAAGGCTACAGTCTGGTTACCGGCAAGGCCTTCGCCTATCCGCTTGGTCAGGGGGAGGAAGCAAGGCTCGTCAACAAGCTGGTGCTTAAGTCAGGTCCGCAGGCTGCTGCGGGGGGGAATGCTGCGGGTACGAGGAGTGCAGGTGCAGGCTCCAGTGTAAGTGCAGGTGCGGGCAGGGCAGGTACAAATGCCAACGGTAGTGAGGGCGATGTTAACTTCGGGCTCAGAGGTGTGATTATTTTGCAGCTGGGAGATAAAGAGATCGGGCGGGTTCCGGTGTACACTCCGGGCCAGCTCCCGCCGGAGACATCACCATATGAGAAAAGGTACAACGCTGCGAGTGCCTCCGCCTACCCGGCGGGCAACTGGCTGCAGGCCTTCGGCAGTGCGCTGCGGGCGTTGTTCCGCACAGGGGAATAG